GAAAATAGCTGTTATCGGTGCTACCGGTTTTGTGGGTAGTCGAATCACAAATGAATTAGTAAATAGAAATCATCAGGTTTTGGCGATTTCGAGAAAAGAAAACACTTCGGATAAAAGTAATCTGCAGTTTGCACAAGTGGATGTCACAGATATTACTACTTTGACAGCATCCATAGAGGGGGTAGAAATAGTAGTGAATGCGTTCAGTCCAGACGCCAATAATCCAAATTTAGCAGAAGACTTTATGAAAGGTTCATTAGCCATTCAGGAAGCAGTTAGAAGTGCCGGTATTAAACGTTATATTATCGTGGGTGGTGGTGGAAGTTTGCTAAACGAAGAGGGCGTAGCGATCTTGGATACTTTACCGCAGGATTTGCCTTTTATCCCGAAAGCTCAAGCAACAAAAGCTTATTTTGATGCGATCAAACAGGAGAAAGATTTGGATTGGGCGTATTTTAGTCCTGCTTTGGAGATGAACCCAGGTATCACGATCGGCAGAACCGGTCAATACCGTTTGGGAACAGACCATCCGGTGATGAACGCGGACGGAAGAAATTTGCTTTCAGCAGAGGATGTCGCTGTAGTGATTGCAGACGAAGTTGAAAAACCTCGACATCATCAAACTAGATTTACAGCAGGGTATTGATGGTCAACGGATCATTCATAGTACTAGGTGGAATAATTCTAGAAGCATATATTTATCAAAGGTAGGTTAGGCTATCTGCCTTTGATTAATCTTGATTTATTCATTATTGATGTTTTATCATGGGAAATTTAATTCATACAGAAGCTAATATTTCATTATTAATATTAAGAGTGGTA
The genomic region above belongs to Sphingobacterium zeae and contains:
- a CDS encoding NAD(P)-dependent oxidoreductase translates to MKIAVIGATGFVGSRITNELVNRNHQVLAISRKENTSDKSNLQFAQVDVTDITTLTASIEGVEIVVNAFSPDANNPNLAEDFMKGSLAIQEAVRSAGIKRYIIVGGGGSLLNEEGVAILDTLPQDLPFIPKAQATKAYFDAIKQEKDLDWAYFSPALEMNPGITIGRTGQYRLGTDHPVMNADGRNLLSAEDVAVVIADEVEKPRHHQTRFTAGY